A DNA window from Microcystis aeruginosa NIES-843 contains the following coding sequences:
- a CDS encoding hydrogenase maturation protease, whose protein sequence is MNNFKILLIGYGNTLRNDDGVGVRIAEIIAEENLPNVQVIATHQLTPELAADIADASLVIFVDAVLSNQTDIRIEKLAAVTEWNNLGHAESPASLLALTQAIYQQTPRAWGIFIPAINFEFGEELSTITQKGLTNAIKAIRKIILNLVIKD, encoded by the coding sequence ATGAATAATTTTAAAATACTGCTCATCGGTTACGGTAATACTTTAAGAAATGATGACGGAGTGGGAGTGAGAATAGCCGAAATTATTGCCGAGGAGAATTTGCCTAATGTGCAAGTCATCGCTACCCATCAATTGACTCCTGAGTTAGCAGCCGATATAGCTGATGCTTCTCTAGTTATTTTTGTTGATGCGGTATTATCTAATCAAACCGATATCCGGATAGAAAAATTAGCAGCAGTTACCGAATGGAATAATTTAGGTCATGCAGAAAGTCCCGCTTCTTTATTAGCATTAACTCAAGCAATTTATCAACAAACTCCCAGGGCCTGGGGAATATTTATTCCTGCTATTAATTTTGAATTTGGTGAAGAATTATCAACAATAACTCAAAAGGGCTTGACAAACGCGATTAAAGCTATTAGGAAAATTATCCTAAATCTGGTTATTAAAGACTGA